The region CCAAGGACACCAAGGGCACCCAGTCCGGGGCCAGCAACGCCATCAGCGTCACCACGAACAACCCGGCCGACGACACCCAGCCGCCGACCACCCCGACCAACCTGCGCAGCACCGCGAAGGACGCGGGCAGCGTCACGCTCGCGTGGAACGCGTCCACGGACAACAACAAGGTCGCGAACTACGACGTCTACCAGGGCGACGCGGTCCGCGCCACGGTCACCGAGACCACGGCGAAGATCGACGGCCTGTCGCCGTCCACCGAGTACACCTTCCAGGTGAAGGCCCGGGACATCTACGACAACGAGTCGGGCCTGAGCAGCGCCGTCAAGGTGACCACTTCGGACATCGTCGGCGGGTACGCGAAGGTCGGCTACTTCGTGCAGTGGGGCATCTACGGTCGCCAGTTCTTCGTGAAGAACCTGGACACCAACGGGTCCGCGGCGAAGCTGACGCACATCAACTACGCGTTCGGCAACATCGACCCGGTCAACCTGACCTGCCTGCACGGCGTCACCAAGGGCACCTCGCCCAACCCGCAGGACCCCAACCAGGGCGACGGCGCGGGTGACGCGGAAGCCGACTACAGCCGGCCGTTCAGCTCGGCGCAGTCGGTCGACGGCGTCGCGGACACCGGCTGGGAGCCGCTGCGCGGCAACTACAACCAGCTCAAGAAGCTCAAGGCGAAGCACCCGCACCTCAAGGTGCTGATCTCGCTGGGCGGCTGGACGTACTCGAAGTACTTCTCCGACGTCGCGGCCACCGACGCGGCGCGCAAGAAGTTCGTCGCGTCGTGCGTCGACATGTACCTGAAGGGCAACCTGCCGACCTACAACGCGGCGGGCGGTCCGGGCACGGCGGCCGGCATCTTCGACGGCATCGACCTCGACTGGGAGTGGCCCGGCGCCGAAGGCCACGCCGGCAACCACATCAGCCCGGACGACAAGCGGAACAACACCCTCCTGATCGAGGAGTTCCGCAAGCAGATGGACGAGCTGACCAAGACCTCCGGCAGGCGCTACCAGCTGACCGCGTTCACCCCGGCCGACCGGGGCAAGATCGACGCCGGCTGGGAGCTGGGCCGGGTGGCGCAGTCCATGGACATCTTCAACGTCCAGGGCTACGACTTCCACGGCTCGGGCAGCGACAACTCGTGGGAGCCGAACCGGACCGGCCACCAGGGCAACCTGTACGCCGACAAGGACGACCCGTACCCGTTCCACTTCAGCGTGGAGGACACGGTCAACGCCTACCTCGAAGCCGGGGTGCACCCGCGCAAGATCACGGTGGGCCTGGCGTTCTACGGCCGGGGCTGGCAGGGCGTCCAGGACGGCGGGAAGAAGGGCGAGTGGCAGTCGGCGACCGGTGCGGCACCGGGCCAGTTCGCCGAGGAGGCCGGCACCCGCGGCTACTCCAACCTGCTGGCCAGCGTCCCGAACTGCACCGTCGTGCACGACGAACCGGCGGTGGCCACCTCCTGCTTCACCGGCAACGGCGGGCAGTGGTGGACCTTCGACGACACGTGGTCGATCCAGAAGAAGACCGCGTGGATGAAGCAGCGCGGCCTGCTCGGCGCGATGATCTGGGAGATGTCCGGCGACACCGGCACGTTGATGAGTGCCGTTGACAACGGGCTGAAGTAATCCCTGCGGGAACGCGGCCCCCGGACTCCCGGGGGCCGCGTTTCCCGTCCCGCCCCGGCGCTCGGAACCTCAGTACTCGGCCTCGTAGAGCTCCACGAGCCGGGCGTGCAGGTCCGCGGAGTCGGGCAGCGGCTTGCCGTCCAGCGTGTGCACGCGGGTGATCTTGCGGACGCTGGACACCAGGAAGACGCCGTCCGCCGCGTGCAGCTCGTCCACCGCGATCGGCGCGACCTTGACCGTCCAACCCTCACGCGTGGCGGACCGGAACAGCGCGGCCTGCGTCGTGCCCGGCAGGATGCCCAAGGTCGAGGGCGGTGTGACCAGGTCCCGGTCGCGGGCCAGGACCAGCGTCGAGGTCGGGCCCTCCAGCACCGAGCCGGACGACGTGGTGAACACGACCTCCGCCGCGCCGCGCCGCTCGGCCTCGCGCAGGGCCGCCATGTTGACCGCGTAGGACAGCGACTTCGCGCCCAGCAGCAGCCACGGCGCGCGCTCGGCCAGCCCCGGCTCGATGCCCCGGTCCAGGGTGATCGCGGCGAGGCCGTCGGCCCGCTGGGCCCGCACCTTCGCCGAGATGTCCATGCCCAGCGTGAAGCCGGTCGCGGTGCCGTCACCGCCCTCGACGCCGCGGGTGTAGATCAGCTTGAGGGCGATCTCCCGGCCGCCGGTCCAGTTGTCCACCACCAGGCTGACCGTCCGCTCGAACGCGGCGCGGTCGGGTTCGGGCAGGTCCAGCAGGGCCGCCGAGCGGGCCAGCCGGTCCAGGTGCGGCCCCAGTTCACGGGGTTTGCCGTCCACGACGAGGACGGTCTCGAAGACGCCGTCGCCGCGCATCAGGCCGAGGTCGTCCACGCGGATCTGCGGGGCGTCGGGGTCGGCGAGGGTTCCATCCAGTAGAGCGAGCACGCGCATACAGTGAGACTACTCACGGCTTAACATCGGTTTCGTGGACACCGCGAGCGGCCCGAAGGCCCTGCGCAAGACGTTGCACGACCGCGGGATGCGGATGACGCCCCAGCGCCAACTGGTGCTGGACGCGGTGCGCGACCTCGGGCACGCGACACCCGAGCAGATCTGCCACCGCGTGCAGGTCACGGCCCCGACGGTGAACATCACCACGATCTACCGGACCCTCGACCTGCTGGAGCGGCTCGGGCTGATCCGGCACACCCACCTGGGCCACGGCGCGCCGAACTACTCGGCGGACGAGCACGAGCACGTCCACCTGGTGTGCCACCGGTGCGGCGGGGTCGACGAGGTGCCGTGTGATCTGCTGTCACCGCTGGGCGGAACACTCCGGGGTGAATTCGGGTTCGAACTGGATGCCAGCCACCTCGCGCTGTCCGGCACCTGCCGCGACTGCCTGAAGGAGAACTCGTGACCTCACCGCTGCTGACCGTGCCGGGCGCCGTCGCGCCGTTCGAGGGGTCCGCCGACCAGGGCGTGCCCTGGCACTTCGGCGACCCGTTCGCGGAGCAGCGCTCGGCGGCCCGGTCGGTCGCGGTGTTCGACCGGTCGAACCGGGCGGTGCTGGCGGTCTCCGGCGACGACCGGCTGACCTGGCTGCACTCGCTGACCAGCCAGCACTTCGAGGCGCTCGGCGAGGACCGGGGCAGCGAGATGCTGGTGCTGGACGTGCAGGGGCGGGTCGAGCACCACGCGGTGGTGGCCAACGTGGGCGGCGTGGTCTACCTCGACACCGAGGCGTCGACGGCGGGCGCGCTGCTGTCGTACCTGACGAAGATGGTGTTCTGGTCGAAGGTCGAGCCCCGCGACGCCACCGCCGAACTGGCCGTGCTGACCGTCGTCGGGCCGGAGCTCCCGGAGCTGTTCACCAGATCGGGTGTGGTGCTGCCCGAGCGGCTCGGTGTCGTGGAACTGCCCGGCGGCGGGTTCGTGCGGCGGATGCCGTGGCCCGGTCAGGACGCCGCCGACCTGGTCGTGCCGCGCGGGTTGCTGACCGACTGGTGGGCGAAGCTGACCGACGCGGGCGCGCGCCCGGCGGGCAGCTGGGCGTTCGAGGCGTTGCGGGTGGAGTCGCTGCGGCCCCGGCTGGGCGTGGACACCGACGAGAAGACCATCCCGCACGAGGTCAACTGGATCGGCTCGGCGGTCCACCTGGACAAGGGCTGCTACCGCGGCCAGGAGACGGTGTCGAAGGTGCACAACGTCGGCCGGCCGCCGCGGCGGATGCTGCTGCTGCACCTGGACGGGACCCGGGAGGTCCAGCCGGAGACCGGCGACCCGGTGGTGGTCGGCGAGAAGGTGGTCGGCCGGGTCGGGTCGGTGGCGCTGCACCACGAGCTGGGCACGATCGCGTTGGCGCTGGTCAAGCGCTCGGTGCCGGTCGAGGCCGAGCTGCTGGTGGGTGTCGACGACCGGGTCGTGCAGGCGTCGGTGGACCCCGATTCGGTGCCGCCGGACACCCCGGGCCTGGGCCGGGAAGCCGCCCGGAACCTGGGGCGGTAGTCGCCGGACGCGCCGGGTTCTGTGCCAGGATCACGGCATGTCCCGACCCGGTTCCCACGGCACGCTGCTCACCGTCGCCCCGACCGGGGCCGAGCACGCCAAGGCCGACGTCCCGCAGCTGCCGGTCACGCTGGACGAGCTGGTCGCCGCCGCGCAGGCGTGCGAGCAGGTCGGGGCCGCGATGGTGCACGTCCACATCCGCGGCGACGACACCCGCCCGACGCTCGACCTCGGGCGGCTCAAGGACACCGTGGGGGCGCTGCGCGAGCGGACGTCGCTGATCGTGCAGCTCTCCACCGGCGGGGCGGTCACCGACCCGGAGGCCGACCGGCTGCGCGTGCTCGACGCCCTGCCGGACTCGGCGTCCTGCACGATGGGGACGGTGAACTTCGGCGAGGACGTCTTCCTCAACCGGTGGGAGTTCGTGGTCTCGCTGCACAAGGCGATGCAGGAACGCGCGATCGTGCCGGAGTACGAGATCTTCGACCTCGGCCAGCTCGCGTCGCTGCGCCGGCTGCTCGACCAGCACGGCCTGCCGGCGGGCGGGAAGGTGCACGTCGACCTGGTGATGGGCGTGCCGGGCGGGATGCCCGGCGACGTGGAGACGCTGGTCGCCGCGCTGCGGCTGCTGCCGGACGGGGCGTCGTTCTCGGCGACCGGGATCGGCCGGACGTCGCTGCCGGTGATGCTCGCCGCGCTGAGCGCGGGCGGGCACCTGCGGGTCGGGATGGAGGACACCACCACCTACGCCAAAGGGCAGCCGGTGCGGGACAACGCCCAACTGGTGGCGCGCGCCGCGGGGCTCGCGAAGATCGCCCAGCGACCGCCGCTGTCACCCGTCGAGGCGCGTGACCTACTCGGCGTGCGCAGTCCGGTACAGGTTTGAAACAACTTTGGAAGCAGGTTTGTGTTGGCGGGTGGGCAGGAACTACCTCAGGATGAGTACGTGATCGAGGTGCGTCCTGGCGGGCGCCGCCGAATCGACCGGGTGCTCGCCCCCGACTACACCGAGGGGGTCGAGCGGCTCCCGCTCGCCGAGGTGCGCGCGCTGCGCGACGAAGCGGCCCAGGAGGAGACCGACCTGTCGTACCTGCGGCGGCTGTTGCACGCGCGGATCGACATCGTGCGGGCCGAGCAGGCGCGCCGGGCCGACGGCGGGTCGGCGGTGGTGGACCAGCTGGCCACGATCCTCGCCTCGAACGCGGTGGGGCCGGCGACCGGGCTGGGGCGCTACCAGACGCAGGAGCCCTCACGGGCGGAGGCGCACCGGCGGCACGTCGAGGCGCTGGTGTCGGACGTGGACCTGTCGGACGTGAGCTCGCTGACCGACGACAAGCTGGACCTGGCGCTGCGGACGTTCGTGAACGAGGAGGCCTCGGTCTCCGGGCGGCGGCGCGAGGTGCAGGTCGTGGTGGACCGGTTGAACGCGGAGATCGCGGGCCGGTACCAGAACGGGAGCGCCTCGGTGGACGAGCTGCTGGCCGCGGAACGCGGCTGGCCGACGAACCCGAACCGCGAGAAGGAATAGCCGACTGATCGCCGGGGTTCACCCTCCGCCACGACCCCCGGCCTTCGGCTCCTTCCGCTCCCTCGCACCTTCCGCTCCTCCGCACCTTCCACGTCTTCCACGTCTTCCGCGCCCCGCTCTCTCGGCGCCCTCCGCTGTCTGCCGGCAGCCCCTCACCTCTCCCACTTCTTCCTCCCTCCGCTCGCTTTTCGCGGCACACACCCTCCTTCCGGGTTCAGATCCCCACCCGATCGTGATCTTGCCCCGCTCGAACTCCTGTTCGAAAATAGACATCACAGGGCAGCGGAACAACGAACCCGGACACGGAGGTGATCAACCCTGGACGTACCAACAACTGGGATGAGTCTCCCAAATCCTGAACGGTCGCCCTAGCGTGCAGGCATGGGGTACCGCTGGGTGGTTCTCGCCGTCGGCGCGCTGGCACAGGGCACGAACGCCGCGGTGTTCCTCGGGCTCCCGGCGATCACCCCGCAGCTGCGCGAGCACTTCGACCTGACGCTGCCCCAGGTCGGGCTGCTGCTCGGCGCGGTGAACCTGGGCACGATGCTCACGCTGGTGCCGTGGGGTGCGGCGGCGGACCGCCGGGGTGAACGCGTCGTGATGACCATCGGCGGCGCGGGTGCCGCGGTGTCCCTGGCGATGGCGGCGGTGGACGGCCCGGTCGTGGCGGGCCTGGCGTTGGTGGTGGCGGGCCTGTTCGGGGCGAGCGTCAACGCGGCGAGCGGCCGCGCCGTGATGACGTGGTTCCCGGCGGACCGCCGCGGCCTGGCCATGGGCATCCGCCAGACGGCGACCCCGCTGGGAGCGGCACTGACGGCCGCAGTGCTCCCGGCGGTGGCGGTGGGCGCGGGCGTGCCCGCGGCGTTCGTGGCACTGGCGGCGTTCACGGGGTTCGTGGCGGTCGCGATCGCCGTCCTGGTCCGCGAACCCCCGTGGGCGTCCCGGGCCACCGACGCCAAGGGCGGCGCTTCCCTCGGGGTGATCCTGAAGGACCCGGCGTTGATCCGTCTCAGCGCCGCCGGCGCGCTCCTGGTGGTGCCCCAGTTCACCGCAGCGGCTCTGATGGTCGAGTTGCTGCACGGCCACCGAGGGGTCGCGGTGGGCACGGCAGCGGCGTTGTTGGCCGTGTCCCAGGTGCTCGGGGGCCTGGGGCGGCTGGGCACGGGGGCGTGGTCGGACCGGACCCAGGACCGGATCACCCCGCTGAAGACCATGAGCGTCGCCATCGCCGCGGGCTTCGCCCTGACCGCGGCCCTGGTCGACCAGGCCCCCACGCCGGTGCTGGCCGTCGCCCTGATCGCAACGGCGGCCCTGGCCCTGGCGTGGAACGGCCTGGCGCTCACCGCCACCGCCGAACTGGCACCCGAGGGCCGGAGCGGCACCGCCCTGGGAATGCAGAACACCGCCAACTACCTGAGCGCGACCATCACCCCACCGGTGGCGAGCTGGCTGGCCGCCACGACCGGCTGGCCCACCGCCCTCCTGCTGGCCGCCCTGGCAGCCGCCACCGCCCGCGTCCTCCTGACCCGAACTCCCACCCCGACCCGCACCTGAACCACCCCGACCACTCCCAGGTCCAGGCGCGAGCGGGCCGGGTTTGTCTGGTTCGGGCGGGTTTGTGGGGTTCGGGGTGGAGTCGAGGCCTAACCGTGACGTTCGCGGCGGGCCAGTTCGCCCCAGAACTCGCGGAGGTGTTCGTAGCGGAGGGCCACCTCTTCGGCGTTGCCCTCTTCCAGGGCGTCGACGATCGCGTTGACGTCCTGCGCCGAGGAGTCCTCCAGCAGGTCCTTGTCCTCGATCAACTGCACGAGGCCGCCGTAGTCCAGCTCCACCGCGGCGTCCGGCGAGAAGTGGTCGAGCCAGCGGGCTGTGTCGGACAACACCTTCGCCGGGCCTTCGTCGCCCAGGGACCTCGACACGACCTTCCGCGCCCGTGCCACCCGGTGCCGGGCGTCGCTCATCGCGACCCGCCACGACACCTGGCGCTCGGGGTCGTCGCGCGGGGCCAGGACGATCCGCCGGGCGTCCGGGTCCACCAGCGCGAACCACGGCAGCGGCACGGTCCACGTCGTGGAGATCACGTGCACCGCCCCGCCGGTCAGCTCGGCCATCACGGACGCGGCCCGCGCCCGGATCGCGTCCGGCCCCACCGACAGCGACAGCGCGGCGTCCTGCAACGGGCCGGTGGAGGTCGCCAGGAACCCGACCAGCGCCGCCGCCGACCTCGCGCGGAGGTCCAGCGGGCACACCAGGGGGCCGGGTCCGACCTCGCCGGGCACTTCGGCGGGGCTGATGGTCATCACGTCGAACGGGGCGTCGGGCGCGACACTCCCGTCCGACCGCTCGCCGGGGAGCAGGCGACGCGGCCGGGACAGTTGTGATCGCAACCACAGCTCCCGCTCGCGGGAACCGACGTCCGCCCGGCTCAGCACCCCGTTTTCCAGGGCTTTCCGCACCTGGTCGACCAGCGGTGCGTCCAGAGCCGACAGCGGTTCGTACACCCTGAGGTAGGCGACGAACGGTCGAGGCACGCGCGCATCCTCCCATGGGGAAGATTGGCGGCACGTGTCACGCCTACCGCGTCGCGAGGAACCCCTTCGACACGGTACGGTAGTTACCAGGAACTAGTTGTCGAGACGAGTGGGGCCGCCGTTCCCCCGGCCGCCCCCGTCCCTGTGCGAGGGGGTCGAGCCATGGGGCGCGGCCGAGCGAAGGCCAAGCAGACGAAGGTGGCGAGGGAGCTGAAGTACAGCTCTCACAACACCGACTTTGACGCCTTGCAACGCGAGCTGTCCGGCGATTCCGACAGCGGCGTACGCCGTAGCGATGAACGCTACGACGACGCCGCTTCGGACGACGAGTACGACGACTACCGTCGCTGACGCATCACACCCGCTGAGAAGGTTGGGCTGCCGGTTCCGCACCGGCAGCCCAACCTTTGACGCGGGCCCTACAACGCCCTGGCGTACTGCCTCGGCGGAGTTACCTGTGCCCCGAGTTCCCTGGCCGCGCGCAGCGGCCAGTTCGGGTCGCGCAGGAGCTCCCGCGCGAGCAGGACCAGGTCGGCCGATCCGTCGGTGACGATCTGCTCAGCCTGCCGGGCCTCGGTGGGCACGTCGGCCTTCCTCCGCACGGCCTCGGCGAACCGCACCTGGTAGCCGGGCCCGAGGGGGATGTCCGCGTGGGGCACGTTGCCGCCGGTGGAGACGTCGACCAGGTCGACGCCCAGGGCGGCGAGGTCGTGCGCGAGTTCGACGCTGTCCTCTTCCGCCCACCCGCCGCCGACCCAGTCGGTGGCCGAGATCCGGACGAACAGGGCCACGTCCTCGCCGACCGCCGCGCGCACCGCCGAGGTCACCTCGCGGGTCAGCCGGGTCCGATTTTCCCGGGAACCTCCGTATTCGTCGGTTCGTTTGTTGCTCAGCGGCGACAGGAACTGGTGCAAGAGGTAACCATGGGCGGCGTGGACCTCGACGACCTCGAAGCCGGCCGCGACGGCCCGGCGCGCGGCGGCGGCGAAGTCCGCCACGACCTGGTCGATGCCGGCCCGGTCGAGCGCCTCGGGCACCCGGTAGCCGGCGGCGAACGGCTCGGTGCCCGGCGCGACCGGGGTCCAGCCGCCGTCCTCGTCGGCCACGCCGCCGTTCCGGTCGTCGAAGGGCGGGTGGGTGGAGCCCTTGCGGCCCGCGTGGGCGAGTTGCACGCCGGGCACGGAGCCGTGCTCGCGGAGGAACCGGGTGATCGGCCGCCACGCCTCGACGTGCCGGTCGTCCCACAATCCGGTATCGGCCGGCGAGATGCGGCCCACCGCCTGGACGGCGGTCGCCTCGGTGAACACCAGCCCGGCGCCACCCAGCGCACGCGCGCCGAGGTGGACCAGGTGCCAATCGTCGGGGAAGCCGTCACGGGCGGAGTACTGGCACATCGGGCTGACCGCGATCCGGTTCTGGAGCGTGACGGAGCGGAGGGTCAGCGGGGTGAACAGCGCACTCACATGCGTCTCCTCGGGTGGTTCCGGTACGACAACGGGTCCTTCGGGGTACCTCGACAGGTCCAAGGTCCCGGATCGGACAGGTTGTTCCCGTCGGACCGGCCGTCCCACCGCACGGG is a window of Saccharothrix espanaensis DSM 44229 DNA encoding:
- a CDS encoding glycosyl hydrolase family 18 protein, translating into MRRLAIALVALAATATFATPATAAAGLTATFSRTGTTAKFVVNNPTTAAISGWSIKFDLPAGVTVSGAQNATTTQNGTKVTLTPAYYISTIQAGRNTDPFSPTFTLSSAVDPTSCTLNGANCDGTGPEPPPPAPVTADFSLTGSTGKFVVANNTTTTLTEWSITFTLPAGVTASNGNNATVTQNGNSVTVVPVHYNKSVGPKKTTEPYSPTFTLSRAVEPVTCRINNVNCDGSPDVPPTVPGDLRSPVKTTKSVSLQWNASNAGSLPVAGYDVYNGTALATTVTGTSATVTGLTPNTAYSFTVKAKDTKGTQSGASNAISVTTNNPADDTQPPTTPTNLRSTAKDAGSVTLAWNASTDNNKVANYDVYQGDAVRATVTETTAKIDGLSPSTEYTFQVKARDIYDNESGLSSAVKVTTSDIVGGYAKVGYFVQWGIYGRQFFVKNLDTNGSAAKLTHINYAFGNIDPVNLTCLHGVTKGTSPNPQDPNQGDGAGDAEADYSRPFSSAQSVDGVADTGWEPLRGNYNQLKKLKAKHPHLKVLISLGGWTYSKYFSDVAATDAARKKFVASCVDMYLKGNLPTYNAAGGPGTAAGIFDGIDLDWEWPGAEGHAGNHISPDDKRNNTLLIEEFRKQMDELTKTSGRRYQLTAFTPADRGKIDAGWELGRVAQSMDIFNVQGYDFHGSGSDNSWEPNRTGHQGNLYADKDDPYPFHFSVEDTVNAYLEAGVHPRKITVGLAFYGRGWQGVQDGGKKGEWQSATGAAPGQFAEEAGTRGYSNLLASVPNCTVVHDEPAVATSCFTGNGGQWWTFDDTWSIQKKTAWMKQRGLLGAMIWEMSGDTGTLMSAVDNGLK
- a CDS encoding aminodeoxychorismate lyase — its product is MRVLALLDGTLADPDAPQIRVDDLGLMRGDGVFETVLVVDGKPRELGPHLDRLARSAALLDLPEPDRAAFERTVSLVVDNWTGGREIALKLIYTRGVEGGDGTATGFTLGMDISAKVRAQRADGLAAITLDRGIEPGLAERAPWLLLGAKSLSYAVNMAALREAERRGAAEVVFTTSSGSVLEGPTSTLVLARDRDLVTPPSTLGILPGTTQAALFRSATREGWTVKVAPIAVDELHAADGVFLVSSVRKITRVHTLDGKPLPDSADLHARLVELYEAEY
- a CDS encoding Fur family transcriptional regulator encodes the protein MDTASGPKALRKTLHDRGMRMTPQRQLVLDAVRDLGHATPEQICHRVQVTAPTVNITTIYRTLDLLERLGLIRHTHLGHGAPNYSADEHEHVHLVCHRCGGVDEVPCDLLSPLGGTLRGEFGFELDASHLALSGTCRDCLKENS
- the ygfZ gene encoding CAF17-like 4Fe-4S cluster assembly/insertion protein YgfZ, translating into MTSPLLTVPGAVAPFEGSADQGVPWHFGDPFAEQRSAARSVAVFDRSNRAVLAVSGDDRLTWLHSLTSQHFEALGEDRGSEMLVLDVQGRVEHHAVVANVGGVVYLDTEASTAGALLSYLTKMVFWSKVEPRDATAELAVLTVVGPELPELFTRSGVVLPERLGVVELPGGGFVRRMPWPGQDAADLVVPRGLLTDWWAKLTDAGARPAGSWAFEALRVESLRPRLGVDTDEKTIPHEVNWIGSAVHLDKGCYRGQETVSKVHNVGRPPRRMLLLHLDGTREVQPETGDPVVVGEKVVGRVGSVALHHELGTIALALVKRSVPVEAELLVGVDDRVVQASVDPDSVPPDTPGLGREAARNLGR
- a CDS encoding BKACE family enzyme, with the translated sequence MSRPGSHGTLLTVAPTGAEHAKADVPQLPVTLDELVAAAQACEQVGAAMVHVHIRGDDTRPTLDLGRLKDTVGALRERTSLIVQLSTGGAVTDPEADRLRVLDALPDSASCTMGTVNFGEDVFLNRWEFVVSLHKAMQERAIVPEYEIFDLGQLASLRRLLDQHGLPAGGKVHVDLVMGVPGGMPGDVETLVAALRLLPDGASFSATGIGRTSLPVMLAALSAGGHLRVGMEDTTTYAKGQPVRDNAQLVARAAGLAKIAQRPPLSPVEARDLLGVRSPVQV
- a CDS encoding RsiG family protein; translated protein: MIEVRPGGRRRIDRVLAPDYTEGVERLPLAEVRALRDEAAQEETDLSYLRRLLHARIDIVRAEQARRADGGSAVVDQLATILASNAVGPATGLGRYQTQEPSRAEAHRRHVEALVSDVDLSDVSSLTDDKLDLALRTFVNEEASVSGRRREVQVVVDRLNAEIAGRYQNGSASVDELLAAERGWPTNPNREKE
- a CDS encoding MFS transporter yields the protein MGYRWVVLAVGALAQGTNAAVFLGLPAITPQLREHFDLTLPQVGLLLGAVNLGTMLTLVPWGAAADRRGERVVMTIGGAGAAVSLAMAAVDGPVVAGLALVVAGLFGASVNAASGRAVMTWFPADRRGLAMGIRQTATPLGAALTAAVLPAVAVGAGVPAAFVALAAFTGFVAVAIAVLVREPPWASRATDAKGGASLGVILKDPALIRLSAAGALLVVPQFTAAALMVELLHGHRGVAVGTAAALLAVSQVLGGLGRLGTGAWSDRTQDRITPLKTMSVAIAAGFALTAALVDQAPTPVLAVALIATAALALAWNGLALTATAELAPEGRSGTALGMQNTANYLSATITPPVASWLAATTGWPTALLLAALAAATARVLLTRTPTPTRT
- a CDS encoding DUF3073 domain-containing protein encodes the protein MGRGRAKAKQTKVARELKYSSHNTDFDALQRELSGDSDSGVRRSDERYDDAASDDEYDDYRR
- a CDS encoding NADH:flavin oxidoreductase/NADH oxidase — protein: MSALFTPLTLRSVTLQNRIAVSPMCQYSARDGFPDDWHLVHLGARALGGAGLVFTEATAVQAVGRISPADTGLWDDRHVEAWRPITRFLREHGSVPGVQLAHAGRKGSTHPPFDDRNGGVADEDGGWTPVAPGTEPFAAGYRVPEALDRAGIDQVVADFAAAARRAVAAGFEVVEVHAAHGYLLHQFLSPLSNKRTDEYGGSRENRTRLTREVTSAVRAAVGEDVALFVRISATDWVGGGWAEEDSVELAHDLAALGVDLVDVSTGGNVPHADIPLGPGYQVRFAEAVRRKADVPTEARQAEQIVTDGSADLVLLARELLRDPNWPLRAARELGAQVTPPRQYARAL